CGGTGTTCGACCTGGCCGGTGCCGAGGTTATAGTGGGCGACGGGTACCCGGGCTGGCAGCCGAACCTGGATTCCAAACTGCTTCGCCTTTCCAGAAAAGTATTTAAGGATTTGTTCGGTCACACTCCTGAACTGAAAGCAGTTCATGCGGGTTTGGAATGCGGAATTCTGGGTGATAAATATCCGGGCCTGGAAATGATTTCTTTCGGACCGACAATTGAAGGTGCCCATTCACCCGATGAAAAAGTTAAAATTGAGGATGTTGAAAAATTTTACCGCCTCCTCAAGGCAATTTTAGTGGAAGTATCTAAGACTAAATAGATCCCGTCCCTTATGAAAGGGATTTTGTTCATTTAAATAAATTATATCGTCAGGATTATTTCCAACTAAAAATAGAGATGAAATGAAAAATGAACTAAAACTATATCCTGTCCCCAGAATTGAATCGATTCAGGATATGATCGTTCAATCGTCAAGAAAATTCAGCTCCAAAATTGCTTTGGAAGATCTAAATTCAACTCCTATCGGTAAATTGAATTTCAGAGAACTTCTTGATAACATTTTAAGGTTCGGTTCCGCATTAAGGGAAATCGGAATCAAAGAGCGTACTCATATCGCATTGATCGGCGAAAACCGCGTTCAATGGGCCGTATCCTATCTTACGGCTATGTGCTTCAATTATGTAATTGTTCCTATCGATAAAAATCTTACTACCAACGAGATAATGAATATCATGCATGAGTCGGACTCCGAAGCTGTTATTTTTGCCGGCTCCTACTCAGGAATTATGGCCGAAGGTAAATCATCTCTTAAAAAAATTAAACATTACATCTGTATGGACGAGACAGGCGAGGATAAAGAATTCCTCAATATGTCTAAATTAATCAGGCAGGCCAAAGAAATAACAACAGATAACCTTCCGAGGATTAATCCGAACGATCTTGCAGAGATTATTTTTACTTCAGGTTCACTGGGACGCGCAAAAGGTGTTATGCTTACTCAAAAGAACCTTGCGTCGAACCTGATGGATATGGTGAGCATGGTTCTAATAACCGAAGCCGACCGTTTCCTCTCCGTTCTTCCTATGCATCATACTTATGAATGTACGTGCGGTATGTTGTGCCCACTTTATTGCGGAGCCTCTGTGCATTATGCCCGCTCCTTGAAAACTGTAGTTGATGATATTCAGCAGGTGAAAGCAACTATTCTGCTCGGCGTTCCTCTCCTCTATGACAAAATGTTCCGGAGAATAGTTAAGACAATTAAAGAGAATAAGGTTAAAAATGTTATTGTACCGCCGCTTGTAAAACTTACAAACATTTTTGCCCAGGCAGGATTATCCAATATAAAGAAAAAAGTATTTTCAGAACTGCATCATAAATTCGGCGGAGCCGTAAGAATCTTTATTGCAGGCGGCGCCGCGCCCGACCCTCTTGTTGCAAAAGGTTTAAGAGAATTCGGATTTACTTTTATTCAGGGATATGGACTTACAGAAACCTCACCCATTCTGGCATTAAACCGTCTCGATAATTTGAAAGATAATGCCGCTGGAATTCCTCTCCCTTCAGTCGAAATTAAAATAAATAACCCCGACGAAAATGGAAGCGGCGAAATCTGGGCTAAAGGTCCCAGCGTTATGCTTGGATATTATAAAAATGATAAGGCAACTGCGGATACTTTTGATAACGGATGGTTTAAAACAGGGGATATCGGTTTCGTTGATAAGGATGGATTCCTGCATATAAACGGTAGACAAAAAAATGTTATTATTTCACGTACGGGCAAGAATGTATTCCCGGAAGAAATTGAAGATATCCTTAACAGAAGTCCTTTCATACTCGAATCCTTAATCTTCGGCGAAAAAGATCTTAAGCAGGATGAAATAATTGCTGCTCAGGTTGTTGCTGATGCCGAAGCGTTTATTGAATATTCCGGATCGAATAATGTATCTATTACCGGCGACCTGATTAATAAGATTGTTCAGGAGGAGATCGATAAAGCTAATAAACAGCTCCCATCCTATAAGCAAATTAAAAAAATATATATCCGCGAAAAAGAATTCGAAAAAACTACTACTCAGAAGATTAAAAGATATCTTGTTGGAAGCACAGACAATCAGGATTAGAAATTATTAGGGCAGCATCATAAACGGTGCTGCCTGCAATTAAGTTTATTTTTTCAACTGCTAATTTATTTCTGAAAATATAATTGGATAAACCGATTAAAATTGGCATAACGGGCGGAATTGGATCCGGCAAATCAATTGTAAGCGATTTAATCGAGAAGAGCGGCTTTGCTGTCATCCGTTCCGATCTCGTCGCTAAAGAATTAATGGCAACCGATCAGAAAATCCTTGGCAGAATTGTAAAAACTTTCGGAAAGGAATCTGTTGCCGGCGGCAAATTAAATACACATTACCTGGCCGGAAAAGTTTTTAACAATAAAAAAAATGTTGAATTGATTAATAGTATAGTCCATCCTCCTGTTATCCGGAAAATAAATGAAATGATTGAATCGGAATTCGCAAAATCGAAAATCGTTTTTGTTGAATCCGCCCTGATCTTTGAAGCAAAGATTAAAGATATGTTCGATTATGTTGTCCTGATTTATACCGCTAAAGATCTCAGAATTAAAAGGGTAATAAAGAGGGATAAAACAAATGAATCTGATATTATCTCGAGAATGACCTACCAGATTGACGATGAACTGAAAAGGGATAAAGTTGATTTTATTCTTGAAAACAATTCTACACTCGCAGAACTGAAGATTAAAGTTTCTTTCCTGTTAAAACTTCTCAATTCTATAGCTTCAAGTAGTAATTAAGACCTGTCGGTCCTTCCTTGATTTATATGGTATGTTAGGGTAATTTTGATAACTAATTTTTCAATTATAGGTGCTACTGTGAATCCATTTAACAAATTAATCGTCGAATTTGTAAAGTTATTACCAAAATCCGTTGTTTATCTGTTTGCTAAGAAGTATATCGCCGGCGAAAAACTTGAAGATGCCGTAAAAGTTGTTAAGGAATTGAATGCAAAAGGAATTGTTGCTACTATGGATGTTCTCGGAGAAGCTGTTACATCCAAAGCCGAATGTGAGGAAGCTAAGAAGGAATGTCTTGAAGTTCTTGATACGATCAATAAAAATAAGCTTAACTCCAATCTCTCTCTTAAGCCGACCCAGTTAGGACTTGTAATCGACCCCGACTTCTGTTACCAGCAGATATCAGAGATACTCGAGCGGGCAAAATCGTATAACAATTTTGTAAGAATCGATATGGAGGATTCGCCTACAACCGATGCTACTATCAACCTTTACAGAAAGCTTAGAGAGAAGTACAATAATGTTGGTATTGTTGTGCAATCTTATTTAAAACGGACACTCGACGATGTAAAATCACCGGAATTGAAAGGCACGAATTACCGGTTGTGTAAGGGAATCTATATTGAGCCTGAGGAAATTGCGTACAAAGGAAAACAGCCTGTCCGGGATAATTTTGTTAGGATTATGGAATACCTTCTTGATAACGGAAACTATGTGGGTATTGCTACTCATGATGATTATCTTATTGATCAGGCCTATAACCTGATTAAAAAGAAGAACATTGCCAGAGATAAATTTGAATTTCAGATGCTCTATGGCGTGAAGGAAAGGTCCAGAGACAGAATAAATGCCGACGGGTATAAAATAAGAATCTATGTTCCATTTGGAGATCACTGGTATAAATATTCAATACGAAGATTGCAGGAAAATCCGAACATGGCATGGCATATTACCAAGAGCATACTCACTTTTAACTGATTTTCAATTTTGCCTGTTTGAAAGATTAGAAAGGGATCTGTTACTAATAGAATGAATTTACTCGGAATAGAAACTTCATGCGATGAAACTTCGGTTGCAATTCTTTCGGACGGGGTGTTAAAAGCAAACCTTATTTCTTCACAGGATTTTCATCAGGATTTTGGAGGTGTTGTTCCCGAGCTCTCTAGCAGGGCGCACCTCCAGATTTTATTGCCTCTCATCAAAGATGCTCTCGCTAAGTCAAATCTTAAATTGCAGGATCTCGATGTTATTAGCGCAACTGCAGGTCCGGGACTTATCGGGGCTTTACTTGTAGGATTAACATTTGCTAAAAGCTTGTCATACAGTCTGGATAAACCTTTTATCCCTGTTAATCATATAGAGGGACATATTTTTTCCGGTTTTCTAATGGATGAAAAACCGGAATTCCCGTACCTCTGCCTTCTCGTTTCCGGAGGTCATACACTTCTGTTAATAGTAAAAAGTGATATTGAGATTATCCGTGTCGGATCCACTATAGACGACGCTGCGGGAGAGGCATTCGATAAAGTTTCCAAACTTCTCGGCTTGGGATATCCGGGCGGCCCAAAAATTCAAAGCGTATCTCAAAATTATGATTCAGAACTGATAAGTTTCCCCATTGCACGGTGTAAAAACGAATACGACTTTTCCTTCAGCGGACTTAAGACAGCTGTACTAAGGTATATTCAAAAAAAATATGGTACTGCTGATAATATTCCGGCCGATCACCTCCCGGTAATTGCTTCTTCATTCCAGTGGACAGCAGTTAAATCCCTAACTGATAAAGTAGAGAAGGCCCTTAGCAGTTTTGATGTAAAAGCTGTGTCTCTCGTCGGTGGAGTTGCGGCAAATAAACTCCTCAGGGAACAGTTCATTCGTATTGCAGACCGTTTTAATAAAAAGCTTGTAATCCCGTCTCAGGAATTCTGCGGGGATAATGCGGCGATGATAGCATACAGAGGAATGCGGCTTTATGAGTCGGGCTTCACATATTCTCTTGAATATAACGCATTCCCGGGTCTGCAGGATAATACAATTATCACGTCTTCCAGCCGGTAGATGTGATCGCCTTAATTTTTTTTATGCATTTTAGAATTTTTTCCCCCCTCATCTTATGGGTCTTTCCTATAAAAATAAAATCGATATATTTAAGAAACCGAATAAGGAACTCTATTGAATAATTCCTTCAAAAACATTCTTAAATCCGTCTTCTCCCGGAAAGAGATGATCTACATCGTTTCTTTTTTCTTCTTTGTCCTCGGTCTGCTGGTTTTCACTTTCTTCTTTCCCAACTATCATGATCTAAAAGAACCGGTTTTAGTTGAAGTAAAAAAAGGGCAAACGTTATCACAGATAAGTGATACTCTCTACCAGCGGAAAATTATTCCGAGTAAAATAAATATGAAGATTGCCGCTATCATCTACGGAGCGGAACGTAAAATTAAAGCCGGCCGATATGTTATCCCGAATGGATTGAGTTATCTTCAACTGGTCGAATTGCTTATTGAAGGCTCTCCTGATCCCGAAGTTTTAATTACAATCGGCGAAGGAATATGGCAGATGGATCTTGCA
This window of the Melioribacteraceae bacterium genome carries:
- the tsaD gene encoding tRNA (adenosine(37)-N6)-threonylcarbamoyltransferase complex transferase subunit TsaD yields the protein MNLLGIETSCDETSVAILSDGVLKANLISSQDFHQDFGGVVPELSSRAHLQILLPLIKDALAKSNLKLQDLDVISATAGPGLIGALLVGLTFAKSLSYSLDKPFIPVNHIEGHIFSGFLMDEKPEFPYLCLLVSGGHTLLLIVKSDIEIIRVGSTIDDAAGEAFDKVSKLLGLGYPGGPKIQSVSQNYDSELISFPIARCKNEYDFSFSGLKTAVLRYIQKKYGTADNIPADHLPVIASSFQWTAVKSLTDKVEKALSSFDVKAVSLVGGVAANKLLREQFIRIADRFNKKLVIPSQEFCGDNAAMIAYRGMRLYESGFTYSLEYNAFPGLQDNTIITSSSR
- a CDS encoding proline dehydrogenase family protein; the encoded protein is MNPFNKLIVEFVKLLPKSVVYLFAKKYIAGEKLEDAVKVVKELNAKGIVATMDVLGEAVTSKAECEEAKKECLEVLDTINKNKLNSNLSLKPTQLGLVIDPDFCYQQISEILERAKSYNNFVRIDMEDSPTTDATINLYRKLREKYNNVGIVVQSYLKRTLDDVKSPELKGTNYRLCKGIYIEPEEIAYKGKQPVRDNFVRIMEYLLDNGNYVGIATHDDYLIDQAYNLIKKKNIARDKFEFQMLYGVKERSRDRINADGYKIRIYVPFGDHWYKYSIRRLQENPNMAWHITKSILTFN
- a CDS encoding AMP-binding protein, with the translated sequence MKNELKLYPVPRIESIQDMIVQSSRKFSSKIALEDLNSTPIGKLNFRELLDNILRFGSALREIGIKERTHIALIGENRVQWAVSYLTAMCFNYVIVPIDKNLTTNEIMNIMHESDSEAVIFAGSYSGIMAEGKSSLKKIKHYICMDETGEDKEFLNMSKLIRQAKEITTDNLPRINPNDLAEIIFTSGSLGRAKGVMLTQKNLASNLMDMVSMVLITEADRFLSVLPMHHTYECTCGMLCPLYCGASVHYARSLKTVVDDIQQVKATILLGVPLLYDKMFRRIVKTIKENKVKNVIVPPLVKLTNIFAQAGLSNIKKKVFSELHHKFGGAVRIFIAGGAAPDPLVAKGLREFGFTFIQGYGLTETSPILALNRLDNLKDNAAGIPLPSVEIKINNPDENGSGEIWAKGPSVMLGYYKNDKATADTFDNGWFKTGDIGFVDKDGFLHINGRQKNVIISRTGKNVFPEEIEDILNRSPFILESLIFGEKDLKQDEIIAAQVVADAEAFIEYSGSNNVSITGDLINKIVQEEIDKANKQLPSYKQIKKIYIREKEFEKTTTQKIKRYLVGSTDNQD
- the coaE gene encoding dephospho-CoA kinase (Dephospho-CoA kinase (CoaE) performs the final step in coenzyme A biosynthesis.): MDKPIKIGITGGIGSGKSIVSDLIEKSGFAVIRSDLVAKELMATDQKILGRIVKTFGKESVAGGKLNTHYLAGKVFNNKKNVELINSIVHPPVIRKINEMIESEFAKSKIVFVESALIFEAKIKDMFDYVVLIYTAKDLRIKRVIKRDKTNESDIISRMTYQIDDELKRDKVDFILENNSTLAELKIKVSFLLKLLNSIASSSN